A stretch of Plesiomonas shigelloides DNA encodes these proteins:
- the ubiG gene encoding bifunctional 2-polyprenyl-6-hydroxyphenol methylase/3-demethylubiquinol 3-O-methyltransferase UbiG — MQKTLNVDHQEIAKFEAVASTWWDLEGEFKPLHRINPLRLEYILDRAGGVFGKQVLDVGCGGGILSESLAREGANVTGLDMGSEPLQVARLHALESGVQVNYLQQTVEEHAEAHSGQYDVVTCMEMLEHVPDPESIIQACARLVKPGGHVFFSTLNRNPKSFLLAIVGAEYLLRMVPKGTHDFNKFIRPSELLGWIDNTGLREQDLMGITFNPLLNQFSLRPDIDVNYMVHTIREDL, encoded by the coding sequence ATGCAAAAAACGCTGAACGTCGATCATCAGGAAATTGCTAAATTTGAAGCGGTTGCCTCAACCTGGTGGGATCTGGAAGGGGAATTCAAACCCTTACACCGTATTAATCCGTTGCGCCTGGAGTACATTCTCGACCGCGCCGGTGGTGTATTTGGCAAGCAAGTGCTGGATGTCGGCTGTGGCGGCGGTATTTTGTCGGAAAGCTTGGCCCGCGAAGGCGCTAACGTCACCGGTTTAGACATGGGCAGTGAGCCGCTGCAAGTGGCACGTCTGCATGCACTGGAAAGTGGCGTGCAAGTCAACTATCTGCAGCAAACCGTGGAAGAGCATGCCGAAGCGCACAGTGGCCAGTATGATGTGGTCACCTGCATGGAAATGCTGGAGCATGTGCCCGATCCAGAATCTATCATTCAAGCCTGTGCGCGCTTGGTCAAACCCGGCGGCCATGTCTTTTTCTCGACCTTAAACCGGAACCCGAAATCCTTCTTGCTGGCGATTGTCGGCGCAGAATATCTGCTGCGCATGGTGCCAAAAGGGACGCATGACTTTAATAAGTTCATTCGCCCGTCTGAACTGCTGGGCTGGATTGATAATACCGGCCTGCGCGAACAAGACCTGATGGGGATCACCTTCAACCCGCTGCTGAATCAGTTTTCGTTACGCCCAGATATCGATGTGAACTACATGGTACACACCATTCGCGAGGATCTGTGA
- the nrdB gene encoding class Ia ribonucleoside-diphosphate reductase subunit beta yields the protein MAYTTFSQHKNNQLLEPMFFGQPVNVARYDQQKHEIFERLIEKQLSFFWRPEEVDVSRDRIDYQALPDHEKHIFISNLKYQTLLDSIQGRSPNVALLPLVSIPELETWIETWSFSETIHSRSYTHIIRNIVNDPSVVFDDIVVNEEILKRATDISSFYDKLIHDSNLYHLLGEGTHTINGVTHTVSLRALKKTLYLCLMSVNALEAIRFYVSFACSFAFAERELMEGNAKIIKMIARDEALHLTGTQHIINLMRSGRDDPEMAEIAAECEAECFNLFLEAAEQEKRWAEYLFKDGSMIGLNKDILCQYVEYITNIRMQAVGLIMPFPARSNPIPWINSWLVSDNVQVAPQEVEVSSYLVGQIDSEVSDEDLGGFEL from the coding sequence ATGGCTTACACCACTTTCAGTCAACACAAAAACAATCAGCTGCTGGAACCGATGTTTTTCGGTCAGCCGGTTAACGTGGCTCGCTACGATCAGCAAAAGCACGAAATTTTCGAGCGTCTGATTGAAAAGCAGCTGTCGTTCTTCTGGCGTCCGGAAGAAGTGGATGTGTCCCGTGACCGCATCGATTATCAGGCTCTGCCCGATCACGAAAAACATATCTTCATCAGCAACCTGAAATATCAGACGCTGCTGGACTCCATTCAAGGCCGCAGCCCGAACGTGGCGCTGTTGCCGCTGGTTTCTATCCCTGAGCTGGAAACCTGGATCGAGACATGGTCATTCTCTGAGACCATTCACTCTCGCTCCTACACCCATATCATCCGTAATATCGTGAATGACCCGTCAGTGGTGTTCGACGATATCGTGGTTAACGAAGAGATTTTGAAGCGCGCCACCGATATTTCATCGTTCTACGATAAGCTGATCCATGACAGCAACTTGTACCATCTGCTGGGTGAAGGTACGCACACCATTAATGGTGTAACGCATACCGTCAGCCTGCGCGCGCTGAAAAAGACCCTGTATTTGTGCCTGATGAGCGTGAATGCGCTGGAAGCGATCCGCTTCTATGTCAGCTTTGCCTGCTCGTTTGCGTTCGCGGAGCGCGAGCTGATGGAAGGTAATGCTAAGATCATCAAGATGATTGCCCGCGATGAAGCCCTGCACCTAACCGGCACCCAGCACATCATTAACCTGATGCGCAGTGGCCGTGATGATCCTGAGATGGCGGAGATTGCTGCCGAATGTGAAGCGGAGTGCTTTAACCTGTTCTTGGAAGCCGCGGAGCAAGAAAAACGTTGGGCCGAGTACCTGTTCAAAGATGGCTCGATGATTGGCCTGAACAAAGACATCCTGTGCCAGTACGTTGAGTACATCACCAACATCCGTATGCAAGCGGTTGGTTTGATCATGCCATTCCCAGCGCGTTCAAACCCGATCCCGTGGATCAATAGCTGGTTAGTATCCGACAACGTGCAAGTAGCGCCACAAGAAGTGGAAGTCAGCTCGTACTTAGTTGGTCAGATTGACTCCGAAGTCAGCGATGAAGACTTAGGTGGCTTCGAGCTGTGA
- a CDS encoding CinA family nicotinamide mononucleotide deamidase-related protein: MSTPLRVEMISTGNEVLHGEIIDSNAAWLAQTLYQAGLPLAYRSTVGDDINALVSCFLARSHEADIVIVNGGLGPTCDDLSAEAAARAFNQPLVLNHPWLERLRQRYEKSGRPMPDSNRKQALLPQHALLVDNPVGTACGFMLTLPQCVMFFTPGVPQEFKVMVEQQILPIIQQRFNLPPAPICLRVTSFGLSESGIADRLQHLDVPPDVMLGYRSAMPFIEIKVSGPATRHNHMLRLMNQISDILDDNIVFSGEGSLPEQLGDFLALSKITLSLSETFTGGVVAATLQDDKRTALALRQGWVIGQTDQRLPDNQKLLGHAIAMAEACRERTGADVGLATSRILVVDNHIEVAVALADKRNEYGQRVRLRVRHASEQRVVVTTLLLDMLRRYLEAREIFGTYEWIEPQEVLTIPKGDVPA, from the coding sequence ATGAGCACGCCGTTGAGAGTTGAAATGATCAGTACCGGCAACGAAGTGTTGCACGGCGAAATTATAGACAGTAACGCGGCGTGGCTGGCGCAAACGCTGTACCAAGCCGGTTTGCCTTTGGCTTACCGCAGTACAGTGGGTGATGATATCAATGCGCTGGTAAGTTGTTTTTTAGCGCGTAGCCATGAAGCCGATATTGTGATTGTCAACGGCGGTTTAGGGCCGACGTGCGACGATCTCAGTGCTGAAGCGGCAGCACGTGCCTTTAATCAACCCTTGGTGCTCAATCACCCTTGGCTGGAGCGTTTGCGTCAACGCTACGAAAAATCGGGCCGTCCGATGCCTGACTCCAACCGCAAGCAGGCATTGTTACCGCAACATGCGCTGTTGGTGGATAATCCGGTGGGCACGGCCTGTGGCTTTATGCTGACGTTGCCGCAATGCGTCATGTTCTTTACTCCCGGTGTCCCGCAAGAATTTAAAGTGATGGTCGAGCAGCAAATTCTGCCGATTATTCAGCAACGCTTTAATCTGCCGCCTGCGCCGATCTGCCTGCGTGTCACCTCATTTGGTCTCAGTGAAAGTGGGATTGCCGATCGTCTGCAACACTTGGATGTTCCGCCTGATGTGATGCTCGGTTATCGCTCGGCGATGCCGTTTATCGAAATCAAAGTCTCCGGTCCCGCCACGCGGCATAACCATATGCTGCGTTTGATGAACCAAATTTCCGACATTCTGGATGACAACATTGTCTTTTCTGGTGAAGGCTCGTTACCCGAGCAATTAGGGGATTTCCTCGCTTTAAGCAAAATCACCCTATCGTTGTCGGAAACCTTTACCGGTGGCGTGGTCGCAGCCACGTTGCAAGATGATAAACGCACGGCACTGGCTTTACGGCAGGGCTGGGTAATTGGGCAAACCGATCAACGTCTGCCGGATAACCAGAAACTGCTGGGGCATGCGATTGCGATGGCCGAAGCGTGCCGTGAACGCACTGGCGCGGATGTCGGGCTGGCAACCTCACGCATTTTGGTGGTGGATAACCATATCGAAGTGGCGGTCGCGCTAGCCGATAAACGCAACGAGTACGGACAGCGTGTCCGGCTGCGGGTGCGTCATGCGTCAGAGCAGCGTGTGGTGGTGACTACTTTGTTGCTGGATATGCTGCGTCGCTATTTGGAAGCGCGCGAAATTTTCGGCACCTATGAATGGATTGAACCGCAAGAAGTGCTGACGATCCCTAAAGGGGATGTGCCGGCTTAA
- the yfaE gene encoding class I ribonucleotide reductase maintenance protein YfaE: MLKLHIVLRPRAQDYHPSERSANQSAHPAGHALFAIPHQGNMTLLETLELHRQPVESQCRAGFCGACRTRLYQGQVRYLTTPLAFIGEDEILPCCCVPQTDLHIGLYADAGSTADSELPATELSTLSVHG; encoded by the coding sequence ATGCTGAAACTGCACATTGTCCTGCGTCCACGGGCGCAGGACTATCACCCATCTGAACGCTCAGCAAACCAGTCTGCACATCCGGCAGGTCATGCCCTATTCGCGATCCCACATCAAGGTAATATGACCTTGCTGGAAACCTTAGAATTGCACCGTCAGCCGGTGGAATCGCAGTGCCGCGCAGGGTTTTGCGGCGCGTGTCGGACTCGGTTATATCAAGGCCAAGTGCGCTATCTCACAACGCCGCTGGCGTTCATCGGCGAAGATGAAATTCTGCCTTGCTGCTGCGTACCACAAACCGACCTTCACATCGGCCTTTACGCGGATGCCGGGAGCACCGCAGACAGCGAACTGCCAGCCACTGAGCTCAGCACATTATCCGTGCACGGTTAG
- the tyrP gene encoding tyrosine transporter TyrP: MKSRVLGSVLIVAGITIGAGMLAMPLASAGIGFIPTLFMMFALWALMCYSALMLVEVHLSAPDIPALSVLAERYLGKPGRWLISFSMLFLMYALTAAYVTGGGGQLMHNLERWFGLQLTPVQGALLFTLLLGGAVCISTRLVDSFNRILFSIKLVALALVLLLLIPHVEGQNLTAMPVQNLLLLSALPVFFTSFGFHICTTTLVRYLDGDAAKLRFVFITGSAIPLVIYILWQLATHGAISQEAFTHILEVNPTLSGLMQTVDSVVQNRSVDMAVRIFADMALATSFLGVSLALFDFLADATRRNNRPSGRMQTGLLTFIPPVLFALFYPQGFIMALGYAAIPLAILALLLPAAMVWKARRAGNSTYRVMGGTAGLILVATLGVFVIVVQLATASGWLPAVAG; encoded by the coding sequence GTGAAAAGCCGGGTTTTAGGTAGCGTTCTTATTGTCGCAGGGATTACGATTGGGGCTGGCATGCTGGCCATGCCGTTAGCTTCCGCCGGGATCGGCTTTATCCCTACTCTGTTTATGATGTTCGCTCTGTGGGCATTGATGTGCTATAGCGCCTTGATGTTGGTGGAAGTGCATTTGTCAGCGCCGGACATTCCTGCGCTGAGTGTGTTAGCCGAGCGTTATCTGGGTAAGCCAGGACGCTGGTTAATCAGTTTCAGCATGTTGTTTTTAATGTATGCCCTGACCGCAGCCTATGTGACTGGCGGTGGTGGCCAGTTGATGCACAACTTAGAGCGCTGGTTTGGCCTGCAATTAACACCGGTGCAAGGTGCGCTGCTGTTTACGCTACTGTTAGGTGGCGCGGTGTGTATCAGCACCCGTTTGGTCGACTCGTTTAACCGCATCTTGTTCAGCATCAAGTTGGTGGCGCTGGCGCTGGTGCTGCTGCTGCTGATCCCGCACGTGGAAGGCCAAAACCTGACGGCGATGCCGGTACAAAATCTGCTTCTACTGTCTGCTTTACCGGTCTTTTTCACCTCGTTCGGTTTTCATATCTGCACCACCACCTTAGTACGCTATTTAGATGGTGATGCTGCGAAACTGCGGTTTGTGTTTATTACTGGTAGCGCCATTCCGCTGGTGATTTATATTCTGTGGCAACTGGCTACACACGGCGCCATCAGCCAAGAAGCGTTCACCCACATCCTTGAGGTTAATCCGACGCTGAGCGGTTTGATGCAAACCGTCGACTCGGTGGTGCAAAACCGCAGTGTGGATATGGCGGTACGCATTTTTGCCGATATGGCACTGGCGACCTCATTCCTTGGCGTGTCACTGGCACTGTTTGATTTTCTGGCCGATGCCACCCGCCGCAACAACCGTCCTTCCGGTCGGATGCAAACTGGTTTGCTGACCTTTATTCCACCGGTGCTGTTTGCCCTGTTTTATCCGCAAGGCTTCATTATGGCGCTGGGTTACGCGGCAATTCCGCTAGCCATTCTGGCGCTGCTGCTGCCGGCAGCGATGGTTTGGAAAGCGCGTCGCGCGGGCAACAGTACCTACCGTGTGATGGGAGGTACCGCCGGTCTGATTTTAGTCGCTACGCTGGGTGTCTTTGTGATTGTGGTACAGCTTGCTACCGCCAGCGGATGGCTACCGGCAGTCGCCGGTTAA
- the gph gene encoding phosphoglycolate phosphatase (PGP is an essential enzyme in the glycolate salvage pathway in higher organisms (photorespiration in plants). Phosphoglycolate results from the oxidase activity of RubisCO in the Calvin cycle when concentrations of carbon dioxide are low relative to oxygen. This enzyme is a member of the Haloacid Dehalogenase (HAD) superfamily of aspartate-nucleophile hydrolase enzymes (PF00702).), producing the protein MHWDAVLFDLDGTLLDTAADMAAAANHVLQHYGYNPLNAAQIQANTSQGVHGLLHAGFAGALPDDMTVLRARFLAYYHANVCRDTRLYPGVTALLQQIAQSGCPWGIVTNKPTALTQALLPYFPVLAQPAVLVCADTLAQRKPHPAPMHHACAQLGLSESRTLYLGDARTDIQAAQAAGMPSAVAGWGYISPDIDTRDWGADGVFASVTEFMHWLATHRI; encoded by the coding sequence ATGCATTGGGATGCGGTACTCTTTGATCTCGACGGCACCTTATTAGATACCGCCGCGGACATGGCGGCCGCAGCCAATCATGTCTTGCAACACTATGGCTATAACCCGCTGAACGCAGCGCAAATTCAAGCTAATACTAGCCAAGGCGTGCACGGATTGCTGCACGCTGGCTTTGCTGGGGCATTGCCCGATGATATGACGGTATTGCGCGCGCGCTTTTTGGCGTACTACCACGCCAATGTCTGCCGTGATACCCGCTTATATCCTGGCGTCACGGCGCTGTTACAGCAGATCGCGCAAAGCGGTTGCCCGTGGGGAATTGTCACCAATAAGCCTACGGCACTGACGCAAGCGCTGCTGCCCTACTTCCCTGTATTGGCGCAGCCTGCCGTATTAGTGTGCGCAGATACCTTAGCGCAGCGTAAACCACACCCCGCGCCAATGCATCATGCCTGCGCGCAGTTAGGGTTATCGGAATCACGCACTCTGTATCTGGGTGATGCTCGTACCGATATTCAAGCGGCGCAAGCCGCTGGTATGCCGAGTGCCGTGGCGGGATGGGGTTACATCAGCCCAGATATTGATACCCGCGATTGGGGCGCCGATGGCGTTTTTGCCTCCGTTACCGAGTTTATGCACTGGTTGGCAACGCATCGCATCTAA
- the nrdA gene encoding class 1a ribonucleoside-diphosphate reductase subunit alpha: MNQSLLVTKRDGRKERIDLDKIHRVITWAAEGLHNVSVSQVELRSHIQFYDGIRTSDIHETIIKAAADLISRESPDYQYLAARLAIFHLRKKAYGQFEPPKLLDHVRKMVELGKYDAHLLQDYSEEEFAQMDEFLDHWRDMNFSYAAVKQLEGKYLVQNRVTGEIYESAQFLYILVAACLFAGYPRETRLDYVRRFYDAISTFKISLPTPIMSGVRTPTRQFSSCVLIECGDSLDSINATSSAIVKYVSQRAGIGINAGRIRALGSEIRGGEAFHTGCIPFYKHFQTAVKSCSQGGVRGGAATLFYPLWHLEVEDLLVLKNNRGVEENRVRHMDYGVQINKLMYQRLIKGENITLFSPSDVPGLYDAFFMDQAKFEELYVKYEQDPSIRKKSIKALELFSLMMQERASTGRIYIQNVDHCNTHSPFDPMVAPVRQSNLCLEIALPTRPLDEVNDANGEIALCTLSAFNLGAIEHLDELEELAELAIRALDSLLDYQDYPIPAAQRGAMGRRTLGIGVINFAYYLAKHGVRYSDGSANNLTHRTFEAMQYYLLKASNKLAQEQGACPWFNETTYAQGILPIDTYKKDLDQLTQEPLHYDWETLRRDIQLHGLRNSTVSALMPSETSSQISNATNGIEPPRGHISVKASKDGILKQVVPEYEQLKDAYELLWDIPNNDGYLHIVGIIQKFIDQSISANTNYDPARFPGQKVPMKQLLKDLLTAYKYGVKTLYYQNTRDGADDLQDDLSVAAADDGCESGACKI; encoded by the coding sequence ATGAATCAATCTCTGCTGGTAACGAAACGCGACGGACGTAAAGAGCGCATCGATCTGGATAAAATCCACCGGGTCATCACATGGGCTGCGGAAGGTCTTCACAATGTGTCAGTATCGCAGGTTGAATTACGTTCCCACATTCAGTTTTATGACGGGATCCGCACCTCTGATATCCACGAAACCATCATCAAGGCCGCCGCTGACCTGATCTCCCGTGAATCACCGGATTATCAGTATCTGGCCGCGCGCCTGGCTATTTTCCACCTGCGCAAAAAAGCCTATGGCCAGTTTGAGCCACCAAAGCTGCTGGATCATGTGCGCAAGATGGTTGAACTCGGCAAATACGATGCTCATCTGCTGCAAGACTACAGCGAAGAAGAATTTGCGCAGATGGACGAGTTCCTCGATCACTGGCGTGATATGAACTTCTCCTACGCGGCCGTGAAGCAGCTGGAAGGCAAATATCTGGTTCAAAACCGCGTGACCGGTGAGATCTACGAAAGCGCCCAGTTCCTGTACATTCTGGTGGCTGCCTGCCTGTTTGCCGGTTATCCGCGCGAGACACGTTTGGATTACGTGCGCCGTTTTTATGATGCGATTTCAACTTTCAAGATTTCGCTGCCAACCCCGATTATGTCGGGTGTGCGCACCCCTACTCGTCAGTTCAGCTCTTGTGTACTGATCGAATGTGGTGACAGCTTAGATTCCATCAACGCCACCTCCAGTGCGATTGTGAAATACGTCTCTCAGCGCGCCGGTATCGGCATCAACGCCGGTCGTATCCGTGCGCTGGGTAGCGAAATCCGTGGCGGCGAAGCGTTCCACACCGGCTGTATTCCGTTCTACAAGCATTTCCAGACGGCAGTGAAGTCCTGCTCACAAGGCGGCGTGCGCGGTGGTGCGGCTACGCTGTTCTATCCGCTGTGGCATCTGGAAGTCGAAGATCTGCTGGTGCTGAAAAACAACCGCGGCGTGGAAGAAAACCGCGTGCGTCATATGGATTACGGCGTGCAGATCAACAAGCTGATGTATCAGCGCCTGATCAAAGGCGAGAACATCACGCTGTTCAGCCCATCCGATGTACCGGGTCTGTACGATGCGTTTTTCATGGATCAGGCCAAGTTTGAAGAGCTGTACGTTAAGTACGAACAAGATCCGTCTATCCGTAAAAAATCGATTAAAGCGCTGGAGCTGTTCTCGCTGATGATGCAAGAGCGCGCTTCAACGGGCCGTATCTACATTCAGAACGTGGATCACTGCAACACTCACAGCCCGTTTGACCCAATGGTAGCACCGGTGCGCCAGTCAAACCTGTGCTTGGAAATCGCGCTGCCAACTCGTCCGCTGGATGAAGTGAACGATGCCAACGGTGAGATTGCGCTCTGTACCCTGTCAGCCTTCAACTTAGGTGCAATCGAACACTTAGATGAGCTGGAAGAGCTGGCTGAACTGGCCATCCGCGCACTGGATTCCCTGCTCGATTATCAGGATTATCCAATCCCCGCCGCGCAGCGTGGCGCAATGGGACGTCGTACTCTGGGGATTGGTGTGATCAACTTTGCCTACTATCTGGCGAAGCACGGTGTGCGTTACTCCGATGGCAGCGCAAACAACCTGACGCACCGCACGTTTGAAGCGATGCAGTATTATCTGCTGAAAGCGTCTAACAAGCTGGCACAAGAGCAAGGTGCTTGCCCGTGGTTCAATGAAACCACCTATGCGCAAGGTATTCTGCCAATTGATACCTATAAAAAGGATCTGGATCAGCTGACCCAAGAGCCGCTGCATTACGATTGGGAAACTCTGCGTCGTGATATCCAGCTGCACGGTCTGCGTAACTCAACCGTTTCGGCACTGATGCCATCGGAGACTTCATCCCAGATCTCTAACGCCACCAACGGTATTGAGCCACCGCGCGGCCATATCAGCGTGAAAGCGTCGAAAGACGGGATCCTCAAGCAGGTAGTGCCGGAGTATGAACAACTGAAAGATGCTTACGAGCTGCTGTGGGATATTCCGAATAACGACGGTTACCTGCATATCGTGGGGATCATCCAGAAGTTTATCGATCAGTCGATTTCGGCCAATACCAACTACGATCCGGCGCGCTTCCCAGGCCAGAAGGTGCCAATGAAGCAATTGCTCAAAGATCTGCTGACTGCCTATAAATACGGTGTCAAAACCCTGTATTATCAGAACACCCGTGACGGTGCCGACGATTTACAGGATGATCTGTCCGTAGCCGCCGCTGATGATGGCTGCGAAAGCGGCGCCTGCAAGATTTAA